From the Gordonia bronchialis DSM 43247 genome, one window contains:
- a CDS encoding manganese catalase family protein has product MDKPGAKGATPLKIALDTSNIHHYLVGAQGALPVDAAGNPWSGSYVYNSGNLVLDLLYNLMLESTGRLQKCRIYEMTDNKTARSTIAYLIVRDQAHENAFAKALESLGVDWGTVLPIPKTNAEKFPEVKKLLDKGLQSIQYTFSSDDQSQAAKLYRGASPSNVGTELSTAVMPEGFPMTIAPDRREEFAPGLDKDLLALIQATAEVEIAEQK; this is encoded by the coding sequence GTGGACAAGCCGGGCGCCAAGGGTGCGACGCCGCTCAAGATCGCGTTGGATACCAGCAACATTCACCACTATCTCGTGGGCGCTCAAGGCGCTCTGCCGGTCGACGCGGCCGGCAACCCGTGGTCGGGGTCGTACGTGTACAACAGCGGCAACCTGGTTCTCGACCTGCTCTACAACCTGATGCTGGAATCGACCGGGCGCCTGCAGAAGTGCCGGATCTACGAGATGACCGACAACAAGACCGCACGGTCGACAATCGCCTACCTCATCGTCCGCGACCAGGCACATGAGAACGCCTTTGCCAAAGCACTGGAGAGTCTCGGTGTGGATTGGGGCACCGTTCTGCCGATCCCCAAGACCAACGCGGAGAAGTTCCCCGAGGTGAAGAAGCTGCTGGACAAGGGTTTACAGAGCATCCAGTACACCTTCAGCTCCGACGACCAGAGCCAGGCGGCCAAGCTGTACCGCGGTGCCTCGCCGTCGAACGTCGGGACCGAACTGAGCACCGCGGTGATGCCCGAGGGCTTCCCGATGACGATCGCACCGGATCGTCGTGAGGAGTTCGCTCCCGGCCTGGACAAAGATCTGCTGGCACTCATCCAGGCGACCGCGGAAGTGGAGATCGCTGAACAGAAGTGA
- a CDS encoding mycothiol-dependent nitroreductase Rv2466c family protein, translated as MADDIRFYFDPVCPFAWMTSKWVRQVQAQRDYSVDWRFISLRLLNAHIDYASHFPPEYEAGHTAGLLLLRAATSIRREHGRAPLGPLYQAFGTRIFEQHNGTYLVDGTDFRGTEGFLGPILDELGLPRQHIAALDDESLDTEIQAETDEALALTGRDVGTPIIHFEPPEGVAFFGPVISRLPDDEHAAQLWDHVIGLARFPGFAELKRSLREKPQLKAFGVDADETGEQEDWHGGSRRTKH; from the coding sequence ATGGCCGACGACATCCGCTTCTACTTCGACCCCGTGTGCCCCTTCGCCTGGATGACCAGCAAGTGGGTGCGACAGGTACAAGCGCAACGCGACTATTCCGTCGACTGGCGATTCATCTCCCTGCGACTACTCAACGCCCACATCGACTACGCGTCGCACTTCCCGCCGGAGTACGAGGCCGGACACACCGCCGGACTACTCCTCCTGCGTGCGGCAACAAGCATCCGCCGCGAGCACGGCCGCGCGCCGCTCGGTCCGCTGTATCAGGCCTTCGGGACGCGAATCTTCGAGCAGCACAACGGAACCTATCTCGTCGACGGCACCGACTTCCGTGGCACCGAGGGCTTCCTCGGCCCGATCCTCGACGAACTCGGACTCCCCCGCCAGCACATCGCCGCGCTCGACGACGAGTCCCTCGACACCGAGATCCAGGCGGAGACCGACGAGGCGCTCGCCCTCACCGGCCGCGATGTGGGCACCCCGATCATCCACTTCGAGCCACCCGAGGGTGTCGCGTTCTTCGGACCGGTGATCAGCCGGCTGCCCGACGACGAGCACGCCGCGCAACTGTGGGACCACGTCATCGGACTCGCCCGCTTCCCCGGATTCGCCGAACTCAAACGCAGCCTGCGGGAGAAGCCGCAACTCAAGGCATTTGGCGTCGACGCCGACGAGACCGGTGAACAGGAGGACTGGCACGGGGGAAGCCGACGCACCAAGCACTGA
- a CDS encoding cupin domain-containing protein: protein MTAPKKTAVDLDQLIDSCIASRETRHEDWDTLGFQAAAGGDRFKRAQIRYIGSGATGNHEGDNRTLGSDHFTFSNMRLPVGAVGPEHTHHDVEEVFFVLEGELEVAVHDVEDGNRKAVRRLGYRDLIRVPAGVPRSLANVGDTDALFCVIIGSKKPELPTYPPSSEIYGVTR from the coding sequence ATGACCGCTCCCAAGAAGACCGCCGTCGACCTCGACCAGCTCATCGACTCGTGCATCGCGAGCCGCGAGACCCGCCACGAGGACTGGGACACCCTGGGTTTCCAGGCTGCCGCGGGCGGAGACCGCTTCAAGCGGGCCCAGATCCGCTACATCGGGTCCGGCGCCACCGGCAACCACGAGGGTGACAACCGCACCCTGGGATCGGACCACTTCACCTTCTCCAACATGCGGCTGCCCGTCGGCGCCGTGGGCCCCGAGCACACCCACCACGACGTCGAAGAGGTCTTCTTCGTCCTTGAAGGGGAGCTCGAGGTCGCCGTTCACGACGTCGAAGACGGCAATCGCAAAGCCGTTCGGCGCCTTGGCTACCGGGACCTCATCCGGGTTCCCGCCGGCGTCCCCCGCAGCCTGGCCAACGTGGGTGACACCGACGCACTGTTCTGCGTGATCATCGGCTCCAAGAAGCCGGAGCTGCCCACCTACCCGCCGAGCTCGGAGATCTACGGCGTCACCCGCTGA
- a CDS encoding RidA family protein codes for MTITADTTAPAAHPYSPAYEAAGFGFVSGALSVDENGKAVAGVEPALDAAVARLTERLATIDMALTDVVKTTYFVTDVSLRDAANRHYEKIFDAPRPAHSFVEVAALPYGASVEIEAIAHRA; via the coding sequence ATGACCATCACCGCCGACACCACAGCCCCCGCGGCACATCCGTACAGCCCCGCCTACGAGGCGGCGGGTTTCGGATTCGTCTCGGGCGCACTGTCGGTCGACGAGAACGGCAAGGCCGTCGCCGGCGTCGAACCCGCCCTCGATGCGGCCGTCGCCCGGCTGACCGAACGTCTCGCGACCATCGACATGGCGCTGACCGACGTGGTCAAGACCACCTACTTCGTCACCGACGTCTCGCTGCGTGACGCGGCAAACCGTCACTACGAGAAGATCTTCGACGCTCCTCGGCCCGCACACTCGTTTGTCGAGGTCGCCGCGCTGCCCTACGGCGCGAGCGTCGAGATCGAAGCCATCGCGCACCGCGCGTGA
- a CDS encoding aldehyde dehydrogenase: MSLATSPAHLHDGSPVCASTPTVDPARDLRDRIFVAGRWEIGTGDLIESIDPATGAVFATLHGATADTVDTAVREGLSAARASGWASALPHERAAVLHRIGNAVEDACDRIAALQTLDTGKTLTETRALAMSAANTFRYMAAALETMDSALTTPRGPWLTMSTHRPMGVVGAITPWNSPIASDAQKLAPALAAGNAVISKPPVWAPWVTLLLAQLCEEAGLPAGVLSVLPGPGRTVGEALVSHPLVSKVSFTGGTATGRHLAHVAADKLMPITLELGGKSPTIVFDDADIERAVAGVLFGIFSSSGQSCIAGSRIFVQRSIFDAFTTDLVERAQQLRLGRGTDPGTDVAPMIARAHRDSVAAMVDDAVAAGARILCGGAIPDDPRLADGNYYPPTILTGVANTDTICQEEVFGPVAVILPFDDEADVIAQANDTVYGLACGIWTEDYRRALRLGEAVDAGTVWVNTYKQFSISTPFTGLRDSGLGTEKGRDAVRAYCDQKSIYLDRSDAPIAWGKH; encoded by the coding sequence ATGTCGCTCGCCACGAGTCCAGCACACCTTCACGACGGTTCCCCCGTCTGCGCCTCGACGCCGACCGTCGACCCCGCCCGGGATCTGCGTGACCGGATCTTCGTCGCCGGCCGGTGGGAGATCGGCACCGGAGACCTCATCGAGTCGATCGACCCGGCCACCGGCGCCGTGTTCGCCACCCTGCACGGCGCGACCGCCGACACCGTCGACACCGCAGTGCGCGAAGGTCTCTCCGCCGCAAGGGCTTCCGGATGGGCATCGGCATTGCCGCACGAGCGGGCCGCCGTGCTGCACCGCATCGGTAACGCCGTCGAGGATGCCTGTGACCGGATCGCCGCGCTGCAGACCCTCGATACCGGCAAGACCCTCACCGAGACGCGGGCACTCGCGATGAGTGCCGCCAACACCTTTCGCTACATGGCTGCCGCACTGGAAACCATGGACTCGGCACTGACCACGCCACGCGGGCCGTGGCTGACGATGTCCACGCACCGGCCGATGGGGGTGGTCGGCGCCATCACCCCGTGGAACTCGCCCATCGCCTCCGACGCGCAGAAGCTCGCGCCGGCGCTCGCTGCGGGCAACGCCGTGATCAGTAAGCCGCCGGTGTGGGCGCCGTGGGTGACCCTGCTGCTCGCCCAGCTGTGCGAGGAGGCGGGCCTGCCCGCCGGCGTGCTCTCGGTACTGCCCGGGCCGGGCCGCACCGTCGGCGAAGCGCTGGTGAGCCACCCGCTGGTGTCCAAGGTCAGCTTCACCGGCGGCACCGCCACCGGACGTCACCTCGCCCACGTGGCCGCCGACAAACTCATGCCCATCACCCTGGAACTCGGCGGCAAGTCCCCGACGATCGTCTTCGACGATGCCGACATCGAGCGCGCCGTGGCGGGAGTGCTGTTCGGCATCTTCTCCTCCTCCGGGCAGAGCTGCATCGCCGGATCACGGATCTTTGTGCAGCGCAGCATCTTCGATGCGTTCACCACCGACCTCGTCGAGCGTGCGCAGCAGCTGCGGCTGGGCCGCGGAACCGATCCCGGCACCGACGTCGCCCCCATGATCGCCCGTGCCCACCGTGACTCGGTGGCCGCCATGGTCGACGACGCCGTCGCCGCCGGAGCCCGAATCCTGTGCGGTGGAGCCATTCCTGACGATCCGAGGCTCGCGGACGGCAACTACTATCCGCCGACCATCCTCACCGGCGTCGCCAATACCGACACCATCTGCCAGGAGGAGGTCTTCGGGCCTGTCGCCGTCATCCTGCCCTTCGACGATGAAGCCGATGTCATCGCCCAGGCCAACGACACCGTCTACGGACTGGCCTGCGGCATCTGGACCGAGGACTATCGCCGCGCACTGCGCCTCGGCGAGGCCGTCGACGCCGGCACCGTCTGGGTCAACACCTACAAGCAGTTCTCCATCTCCACCCCGTTCACCGGCCTGCGGGACAGCGGGCTGGGCACCGAGAAGGGCCGCGACGCCGTCCGCGCGTACTGCGACCAGAAGAGCATCTACCTCGACCGCAGCGACGCCCCCATCGCCTGGGGAAAGCACTAG
- a CDS encoding MarR family winged helix-turn-helix transcriptional regulator, translating to MDGVDVIVSHWAVARPELDVSALKVFGRLHRSFLVYRARIARTFEAYDISEAGFDVLACLRRAEPDHRLTAGQLAEQTLVTTGGLSLRVKRLEDAGLVTRSRDAGDARVVYVTLTPQGAALVDRIADDHFAKLASMLGELSEEEAAELASLLSRLEHSSRSAVLEDGLDPGETDPITIG from the coding sequence ATGGATGGAGTCGACGTCATCGTGTCCCACTGGGCGGTCGCGCGTCCGGAACTGGACGTCTCCGCGCTGAAGGTCTTCGGCCGCCTGCACCGCAGCTTTCTGGTTTATCGCGCCCGCATCGCGCGCACCTTCGAGGCCTACGACATCAGTGAGGCAGGCTTCGACGTCCTGGCCTGTCTGCGCCGCGCCGAGCCCGACCATCGACTCACCGCCGGTCAGCTGGCCGAACAGACCCTGGTCACCACGGGCGGTCTCTCGCTGCGCGTCAAACGTCTCGAAGACGCCGGACTCGTCACCCGGTCCCGTGATGCCGGCGATGCCCGCGTCGTCTACGTGACGCTGACCCCACAGGGGGCGGCACTCGTCGACCGCATTGCCGACGACCACTTCGCCAAGTTGGCGTCGATGCTCGGCGAACTCTCCGAGGAGGAGGCCGCCGAGCTCGCCTCGTTGTTGAGCCGGCTCGAGCACTCCTCGCGCTCCGCGGTGCTCGAGGACGGTCTGGATCCGGGCGAAACCGACCCGATCACCATCGGCTGA